The following nucleotide sequence is from Anguilla rostrata isolate EN2019 chromosome 3, ASM1855537v3, whole genome shotgun sequence.
TGTCATAAGGAGCTTCAAGTTACTAACCAGAAGTGTGATTGCATATTGCTAACCAggaatgtgattgcatgtgtaTTTTAACAGCCACCAGATGGTAGTATTGTCAACATGGTTTAAAGCAGGGACAGTCCCCACACATTGTTTCCAAGGTTTTCTCTTGATTGAAAGGAAGGTCTGGATCTACtgcaatgaattttaaaaaaagggtttaAACACAGAGATCTAAATGAACTTCAACAGTTACTCAGAATACACAGAGTACAAGTACCTCTTCCAGCTGTAACATGCTTCTGTGGTCTAGTAATTtgaacctgaggtttaaactccttGCTAAGTTTGCTGCAATTTATCCATTGAATTTGAGATATCTGATTTACGGGCAAATGCATAATAAGTCTGTGAAGTGATAACTTTTCTATCAGTGAGCAGTAACAATTTCCTAGTCTAAAAAGATGTATATTTGTactcaaacacatgcataaatacacGCATTgaagattatatatttttcctcAAATGCACGCATTACATTGGGGCATATAGTGTAGTGTAGAGGGCTTATTTATTGTTCCACAGGGTTAGCAAATGGAGGAGAGGAATGTGAAGTTCCTGGTGTCATGCAGTACATTCGCACTCCACCGCGGTAGGTGGCGCGACTGCACCTTTAAATTATATAGCCAATCCTCAATTTctggggaagaagaagaaaccaTCGAAACTGGGCGACGTTATTTGTACAATAAATTCTattaaattatgtatatttaataGCTCCTAAATGTCCTGTGATTGTCACACTACTGGTATGAAGACTGTATTCGTCACCGTTGGAACCACGAGTTTTGATGAGCTTATAGAGAGTATTACGTCTGAAGAAGCGACTCAGGTGAAATTCTGTTacattgcaaaaaataatagCTAACTATCGATAATAAAGAATTTCAAGTGGTCCTTCATCTGGCCAGCCAACACTGAGCTTTTTTGTTGATCGCTTACTGCTGCCAGTCAGTTGTCCAGCAATATATAGCATTAGGTACGATGGCTATCAAGATGAGCAAAATACGAAACGTAGCTAACGTTTTCGTTCAAGTTTCCTTGACTAGTTTTTATTGTCATCCACCAGCTGGACGGTGTAGTTCCGTGGCTAACTATTTCTAGACAAGCTGGTACGATTCGCTAGCCAGGTATTAACCCTTAAGGAATAGGGTTTTttgggaaggtttttttttctccaaaattccaagtcacAATAACCTCTAGTGATTTCTaaatcatcattagaatgtccaattaattatatttcaatcgtatatttattattttacacctttaaatgtttaattccCATGGAATGAGCAGTCTACAATTTTCTAATTCCTCTGTCCTGAAGGCGCTCTCAGCTCTAGGTTACAAAAAGCTGGTTCTCCAGGTGGGCCGTGGGTCTGTTCTTCCTGGTCCAGACAGCTGTGCTGGGCTGCTGGTACACGCCTTCCGCTTCAAAGATTCTATTGCAGAAGATATTAGGGATGCTGACCTGGTCATCAGCCATGCAGGTATGTGTGCACCCTAACTCTTGGGACCCAAAAGTTCCTCATTTGGTACTGAAATGACATGTGATTATCATTGTTTTAACAGAGCTATTCTATACCATTCACAGTATATGAAAGACTTTATGAGTCCAAATGCGTCATGCTTACCGCACATTGTTTCGCAGGGGCGGGAAGTTGTTTGGAGGCACTGGGAGCGAAACGGCCTTTGCTGGTGGTGGTCAATGACAAGCTGATGGATAATCACCAGCTAGAGCTTGCCAAACAGTTGCATGCAGACTCCCACTTGTTGTACTGCACCTGCAGGTCAGTGGCAATTCCTTTCTTGCCCTTACATTCCCACATCTTCCTACAGCATTGGTTATGATTTTGGTGTAGAGCTATAGCAGGTGTG
It contains:
- the zgc:92907 gene encoding UDP-N-acetylglucosamine transferase subunit ALG13 homolog isoform X1, which gives rise to MSCDCHTTGMKTVFVTVGTTSFDELIESITSEEATQALSALGYKKLVLQVGRGSVLPGPDSCAGLLVHAFRFKDSIAEDIRDADLVISHAGAGSCLEALGAKRPLLVVVNDKLMDNHQLELAKQLHADSHLLYCTCSTLTETLRTMDLSVLTPFLPGQPQNFARFLDRALGLHTE